Part of the Jatrophihabitans sp. GAS493 genome, GCGACGTAGGCCCCGGGGTAGGTGAGCGACGGGCTGGCCAGACCGCGGGCCTCCAGCTGCTGCAGCAGCTGCGCGCATTCGGCCTGAGTGGTTTCGAGGACCGCCGCCAGCTGCTCCACCTCGGCCACCGGGATGGCTACCAGCTCGCGGTAGAGCGCGGACTCCTCCTGGGTCAGACCAATGGCTGTCAGCATTGTTTACGGATCTTTTCTATTCGTAATGCTCTTGAGTAGTCGCGTTGATACACGTGGTGACGCATAAGCGTCATGTCGTATACCCGCCATGTTACTTCGTCTATTGCTGTGCCATATTTACGTCATCACCAATAGAGCACGGCGTGTCGTAATCGATCCGCCAGAGCCAGGGTGATTGTGCGGCGCTAACCCCCGAGCGCCGCCCTGCGCGTGGCTCGCCCCGGCTCCCCTGCCGGGGCGAGCACCGCCACTTTCTCATCACCCGTACGCGAAGGCCCTGTTAAATCCGGCCGATCCACTTTTAACGCCTGGATCAACCGGTGGGCGATCGACGGGACCAACGGTCCGTCGATCGATCTGCGTTTGGCAACCACGAACCAGGTACCGCAGCCGGGGGCGCAGTCACATTGACCCAACTCCCCACAGCCCATACCCTTTCCTTCGTTGACTCTTTGTCAATAGTCTGATTTCTCCGCAACGGGGCCGCGGACACAACGATTTGGCGAGGTGGATGCCGCGGTGGGCGACTATGACGTACTGGTCATCGGTTCGGGATTCGGCGGCAGCGTCACCGCGCTGCGACTGACCGAGAAGGGCTACCGGGTCGGCGTAATCGAGGCCGGTCAGCGCTTCACCCCGCACACCCTCCCCAAGACGTCCTGGGACCTGCGCAACTTCCTCTGGGCACCGAAGCTCGGTATGCGCGGCATCCAGCGCCTACACCTGCTCAAGGACGTCGTGGTGATGGCCGGCGCCGGCGTCGGCGGCGGTTCGCTGAACTACGCGAACACCCTCTACGAACCGCCCCAGCCCTTCTACGACGACCCGCAGTGGCGTGACATCACCGACTGGCGCTCCGAGCTCGCCCCGTTCTACGCCCAGGCCCGCAAGATGCTCGGCGTCACCGTCAACCCGAGCACCACCCGCTCCGACGTGCAGATGCTCCGCCTGGCCGAGCAGTTCGGTAAGGGCGACACCTTCCACATGACCCCGGTGGGCGTCTTCTTCGGCCGGGACGGCCAGAAGGAGCCCGGAAAGCGGGTCCCGGACCCGTTCTTCGGCGGCGCCGGCCCGGAGCGCACCGGCTGCATCGAGTGCGGCTCGTGCATGACCGGCTGCCGCTTCGGCGCCAAGAACACCCTCAACGAGAACTACCTCGGCCTGGCTGAACGAGCCGGCGCGCAGGTACACCCGCTCACCACGGTGACCAACGTGCGTCCGCTGCGCGGCGGCGGCTACGCGGTCGACACGGTACGCACCGGACGCTGGTTCACCCGGCGCCCCGACCGCACCTTCACCGCCGATCACGTGGTCTTCGCGGCCGGCTCCTTCGGCACCCAGACGCTGCTGCACAAGCTGAAGGCGACGACTCTGCCGAAGATCTCCGGCCGTCTGGGCTACCTGACCCGCACCAACTCCGAGGCACTGCTCGGAGCCCGAAGCAGCGAGAAGGCGGCTGACTACACCCAGGGCGTGGCCATCACCTCCTCCTGGCACCCGGACGAGAACACCCACATCGAGCCGGTGCGCTACGGCAAGGGCAGCAATCTGATGGCCCTGCTCAACACCGGACTGACGGACGGCGGCTCGCGCCCGCAGCGACTGGCCGCACTGGTCAAGCAGTTGGTCACGAGGCCGAAGATGATCCTGGCGCTGCGGCCACGGAAGTGGTCCGAGCAGGTGATCATCCTGCTGGTGATGCAGTCGCTGAACAACTCGATCACCGTGATGCGGCGCAAGTCGCGCTTCGGCTTCGGCGGCCTCACCTCGACCCAGGGCGACGGCGAGCCGAACCCGACCTGGATTCCGGTGGCGAATGAGGCGGCCCGCACCCTGGCCAAGAACATCGACGGTGAGCCCGGCGGTCTCTGGAGCGATCTGCTCAACATCCCGATGACGGCCCACTTCATCGGTGGCTGCACGATCGGGGCCTCGGCCGCGGACGGCGTCATCGATCCGTATCACCGCGTCTACGGCTACGAAGGCCTGCACGTGGTGGACGGCTCGGCACTGTCGGCCAACCTCGGCGTGAACCCGTCACTCTCGATCACCGCCCAGGCCGAGCGGGCCATGAGTCTCTGGCCCAACGCCGGCGAGCGGGATGAGCGGCCACCGCTGGGTTCGGCCTACACCCGGATCACGCCGACCTTCCCGAAGAATCCCGCGGTTCCGGCTCACGCTCCAGCCGCGCTGCGCTTCGACGCGACACCGAACCTGGCCATCGTCACCCCGACCGCCGCCAAGTCCTGAGGTCGGCTCGCGACTGGCGGCTGACGGCAGGCCCCCCGGGCATATGCTGACCGCATGAGTGAATCCGACACGAACACGTCCGAGTCCGGATCCGCGGCGGACGACGCCAAGGCGAAGTTCCGCGAAGCCCTGGACCGCAAGCGGGGCAAGCAGGCCGACCGGCAGTCGCATGCCGACGCCGAGTCGAAGGTGCACGGCGAGCACGCCGCCGCCGCCACCCAGCGCAACTTCCGTCGCAAGAGCGGCGGCTGACCGGCACCGCTCAGGCCGATTGGCCGCGGCGGGTTCGCGGTCGCCCGTCAGCTCTGCCCCGCGCTTCGTCGATATGTTCCGGCGGGGCGACGCTTCGCGGGACATGGGCACGGTTCACCGATGCGCAGCGGGACATAGAAGTGCTTCCCGCGCGAGCGGCCCGCCATCGGTTACTGAATCCTTAACTGCGGAGTGCAGCGAACAATACGACCGTAGCTGCGGGATATAGTTCGCGCATGCCGACCTACCGGATACGCCACGCCGCTGACCTCCTCGGGGTCAGCGACGACACGCTGCGACGCTGGATAGACGCCGGGCGCATCGCCACGATCGTCGTCGACGGCCGTCAGGCCATCGACGGTGCCACGCTGGCCGGATTCGCGGTTGAGCAGAACACCGCGCCGCCCCACCCCGACATCTCGGCCGCCATTCCGGCGGTGCGCGAATCGGCCCGCAACCGGTTCCTCGGCCTGGTCACCAAGGTCACCCGTGACACCGTGATGGCCCAGGTGGAGATCCAGTCCGGCGCCAATCGCATCGTGTCGTTGATGAGCCGAGAGGCGGCCGACGAGTTGGCCCTGGAACCAGGGGTCCTGGCCTACGCCAGTGTCAAGGCCACCAACGTCGTCGTAGAACTCGCCCAACTCACCACCAAAGCCGGAAAGGC contains:
- a CDS encoding DUF5302 domain-containing protein, which produces MSESDTNTSESGSAADDAKAKFREALDRKRGKQADRQSHADAESKVHGEHAAAATQRNFRRKSGG
- a CDS encoding GMC family oxidoreductase; amino-acid sequence: MDAAVGDYDVLVIGSGFGGSVTALRLTEKGYRVGVIEAGQRFTPHTLPKTSWDLRNFLWAPKLGMRGIQRLHLLKDVVVMAGAGVGGGSLNYANTLYEPPQPFYDDPQWRDITDWRSELAPFYAQARKMLGVTVNPSTTRSDVQMLRLAEQFGKGDTFHMTPVGVFFGRDGQKEPGKRVPDPFFGGAGPERTGCIECGSCMTGCRFGAKNTLNENYLGLAERAGAQVHPLTTVTNVRPLRGGGYAVDTVRTGRWFTRRPDRTFTADHVVFAAGSFGTQTLLHKLKATTLPKISGRLGYLTRTNSEALLGARSSEKAADYTQGVAITSSWHPDENTHIEPVRYGKGSNLMALLNTGLTDGGSRPQRLAALVKQLVTRPKMILALRPRKWSEQVIILLVMQSLNNSITVMRRKSRFGFGGLTSTQGDGEPNPTWIPVANEAARTLAKNIDGEPGGLWSDLLNIPMTAHFIGGCTIGASAADGVIDPYHRVYGYEGLHVVDGSALSANLGVNPSLSITAQAERAMSLWPNAGERDERPPLGSAYTRITPTFPKNPAVPAHAPAALRFDATPNLAIVTPTAAKS
- a CDS encoding molybdopterin-binding protein is translated as MPTYRIRHAADLLGVSDDTLRRWIDAGRIATIVVDGRQAIDGATLAGFAVEQNTAPPHPDISAAIPAVRESARNRFLGLVTKVTRDTVMAQVEIQSGANRIVSLMSREAADELALEPGVLAYASVKATNVVVELAQLTTKAGKAE